A stretch of DNA from Zootoca vivipara chromosome 16, rZooViv1.1, whole genome shotgun sequence:
GATGTCCCGGGACCTCTCATAAGACTGATAGACCATTTTCTCCTCGGTGCATGCCAGGTCATGTTTGAGGTTGGTGATCTCATTGAGATTTATCTGTATCACATCATTCACCTGTACTTCGAGATGGTAGTACCTGGAGAAGGGTGGCACAGTCAAGGTGGGCGGAGTGGAGTTCTGCAGTCTGGTCCTTTATCCCTCACTTCCCTCTTTgtacacacaccccaagccagCTGGCTGATCTTATTACAGCCTGAGCTTAAAGCACTGCTGGTAAATGGATTATGATCAAGTTGGCTCTGTTCCCTCATTTGACACTTCCAGTGACAAGACACAGGtgagcagtgaaagagagacgTTATATAAATTGGAGTTCTAATTGCAGATACACCGAAAAGAAGGTTTTTttcaccaagaactctggccagaaatttcaatgttaggaataaatcctacttgcaagttacagtcaaataaggtatgtattctggtaagactaATAGTCTTGAACAtaacaaatgaatacaaacaagaaatgataaaataatgatgataaaatAATACATTACAGTGTAAAGACACAAAAGCTATCAACTAATACTGTAATATCCGTAAATATCAGTCCGATTCCAAAAGTTTTATAAATAAAACGACCCTTTTGAACACTTTTGTAATCAGATTGATAGTTACGGATATTATTAGTTGATAGCTTTTGTGTCTTTACACTGTAATGTACCATTATTTTCTAAGttgtaacatttattttaaactatatatactctagtgaacttgaagctcatttcttgtttgtattcatttgttctgttcaagactgttagtcttaccagaatacataccttatttgactgtaactcacgagtaggatttattcctaacattgaaatttctgaCCAGAGTTCTTGGTGAAAAAACCTTCTTTTCAGTGAAAGAGAGATGGCCATGATTACCCAGCAGACTCAAGGACACCAAGTAGTGTGGGGTAAATATTAGGGCACTGAACCAAAGAAGAGTGAGAATAAACACTTCTGGGTGTCCATGAAGAGCAGGCCCCACGTGAGCATGTTACCAGAATAGTTTGACCCCAAGGATTGATACTGGGGGAAATGTGATCCTGGCTGTGTTGAATTTGCTGTTGTGCCAAGTATTCTATAGAGTATAGAAAAATTACCAGGCAGGTTGCTCACTGCTGAAGTGGAATTGTCAGGGGGGACGGGGCGGTTATCAAAGCAAACTCTTCTATAACACTGCCATTCTATTTGAAATGACAGATGTGTTTACTAGCAAATCAAATGCTAGCTTAGCCATCAGCCTTGCCCCTCAATCCTATGCATTAGATGGATTGTctacttttctattttttaaaaaagtgttgcaTAACCAGTTTGTTCattgccttattttttttaaaaaaacttttttgacATCACTGGCACAACCAAACAATATTGTTTCTGCTTTAGACTTGCAGAACATTTTCCCCACCCAGAGCTTAACCTTGGAGGAAAATAAGCACATTTGCATCAACTGCCATTAATGTGCTTTCAGAATGTCCATTGCTCTAAAAATGTGCCAATTTTGTGTGCCCTTGTGTGAAGGCTAAGTCTCTCTTCTTTGAACTGAAGACACTCAGAATTCCTTCATTTCTAAGGACATGATAGCTCTTCCCTTTTCCTCATTACTGTACAAGAAAATTGGGACCTTGGTTCCCATGTAATGTAAATGCAGCAGAAAAAGCATGGAGATCAGAAGGAATAGGCAAGCTAGATCCTGTACCATGGTATAGGTGTAAgctatggggcggggggggggaggagtttgcTTCTGTGCCTCTGTGTGAATCAGTGCTAGTTccagtttttttgtgggggccaATTCACACTCAACGCACTCTTCTCCAAAGCATCACTGTCCAGTTCTTTGCCCTCTCCCTCTGTTTCCAATCCACGCAACTACCCAGAGGAAGAGCACAAGGGAAATGGAGGTTGCTTCTCCATCACCTCACTCTTGTCGCTGCTGGCATGTTTGGAAAGGACAAGATGCACACGCAGAAATAACTAGGAGGAGCATCAGCAGGGTGCTCCAGAGAGTGGGCAGTGGGCCACCTGCAGGAGTGTGGACCTCCGCAGGTGCCCAACAATGTGTTGGCCCTGGTGTTAATGCAGATGGAAGAGGGAGTGTGGCACACAGTTCAAAAAGCCATTGTATCCAGTAATAAAAGTCTGATCACATTCCTTGGTGGGAAGTGTTGCAGCCAGGCTTCCGACCATGCAAATGATCCAGTGAATGGCAGGCTCAATCGCCCGGCTCCCAGCTATTGGCCAATACCAGCAGTCCTTGCATGGGCGTTCCCCTGGTGGTGGGCTCAACCATCCAATGGGGATGCTTGGGCCCGCTCCCAGGGGGCATTAAATTGCGGCCTGCCCAGAAGTCACCCCTGCCTTTTTCATTGGATCCCCGTCCCTTAATTTGATTGCTTTTACTTGTGCTTTCACCTTGCTATGGACCAAGCTGGTTGCCATATTCAGGGCCgggcaggaatttttccatttggcaaattggcactcgCCATCTGGATTTCACCTATCTCATAGCaaatcacaactttgtaaggcagTTAGGCACTGGGTAAGCCTAGATCTTGGTTACGGggaaggttgtagcctctgcctgccccctttgggaaagggtatcctgttaaaaggattCAGGAGGAATGGTTCTGTCTGACACCCAGGCAGGGGCAGGGGCCTCACCACTCTTCCAAAGGCGGCCATGTGGGGGGTACCTCTATTTGATATAGGTCAtagggcattccccccccccccaagatgtgaTTTATCCTTTGAAACACTTCCAGCAGATGCACTGGAGTGGAATAGCAACGGCTTTACCCAATGCTTATGCCAAACCATTCTTTagtgtaaccaataaagttgtggccatattCAAGGCAAAAACCTAATATGCTGTTGTCTTGTGTCATTTCCCTAGGGAACTGTGGAGTCATGGGGCCTTGGCACACAACACTAGATTCTGGCACTGACAGCAGAGCATTGAAGATCTTGAGCCACAGGCTCTGAACCTGTGAGACTGAGCAGGGGCACAAGGAGACAGGAGACCAGGAAACATCAAACCTGAGATTGGGGTGTCAGGAGATGGGATACTGGAGCCAACTGCCCTCAGTAATGTGGGTGCccacctcttcttctcctcctgcagCAGTTCCATCATCTGTTGTTTGTCAGCCTTCCATGACTCATCCAGTTTGTGCCACTCATCCTCCAGGACTTTGTGATCTTCTCTAAGATCAAGCAGCTGAGCTTTCAACTCTTGAACCCTCCGCTTGATCTCTTCCTCAAGGATTTGCTTTGAGGAAGCCTCTTGAACAGACCTGTTTTCTTTGCTCTccgagatggaaggaaggagttcCTCAACCGTGCAAGTTTCTGTAGTGCGGTTTCTGGGTATGCTGAAGGATGGCTGGTGGGATATGCTGTTCCTGGGAGTGGTGAGCTGCTGCTGGGCAGGagtggcactgctgctgctgtcctgGCCTGTAAAAATCCTCTGTTCCAACTTCTTCAGCTGAGCCCAGGAGTCCTGCAGACGCTGTTCTAGTTGGGCAATATTGGCTGAGGAGCGCTGGTTGATACGTTCAAAGGCCTGCCGGATGGAAGGTGCTTTCTCCCGGTCAGCCTTCCCCACCAACTCCACATAGCATGAGGTATTGTCATCCCGATTGGCTTTCTCCACCCGCAGCATCTCAGATAAGTGGAATATGCGATGGCGTAGGACATCCTTTGGGTTGCGGCTGCttacttgggaagaggtagaaaCAACAGAGACACTGCGGGGCCGAGGGGTCTCCACCTACCACAGGGACGAGGTGGGAGATGATCAGAGAAAGAGCCAATGACATCAGCTATCCCTGAATTCATGCTGGGTCCCCACTAGCTACACCACAAGACACTGAATTATACTTCTCCTAGAATGCATTCTGCCATGGCCATCACTGATCTTTTTGTCTATCCCACAAAGCACTCTGCTGTGCTTCCTCTAAGGACTGCTACCATTTACAATTTTAATCATAAAtttaacaatacaattaaaaataaattgggcaataatatttgaatgtatatGATACTGCTCCAGTCACTTGGGATGAAGGACTGGGGTTCTGAGCAAGAGATAGTTGACTTGGCAAGCACTCCTTGTAGGCTAAACTGTCACTCAGGATGTTCACCACCAACACTTGCTGACTCCTTGATTCAAGCTAAGCAGGACTAACATCACAATTTCTATTGAAATTATAGCCTTGAGCTCTGTTAACCATCTTCCACCCTTACTACCTGCCTCTTCCCACAAGGGGATTAGGCACTGATTCTTCACTGGCATTGGGAAGGGACCCAAGTTTAGTGAGTGAGCAGGACTTGAGGGGCAAATCTTCCTTTGGTCCCTGCTGACTGCATTGGTAAGGCATGAGAGAGGAATGTTTCTTGACTTCTCCTGTCATGGGTGTCTGTGCAAAGGTCCTTCACAAAGAGAGTTCCCTGACATCAAATTATCACACAGTGACATCATGTTTTCTCCCCTAAAGCCATGGCAGGTGCAGCTCCTGGAACCAATAACCACAGTTAGTGGGCAGTTAATGTTTGGAACATGGGCTGGGGCTTTTAATAGTCTCCCCAAGAGAGCCACATGCCCCGGGGAAAATCAGGCTGTATCTTTTGGTCACTCACTGAACTGGCAGAGTCTTCTGCTTGCTGAAAGGATTCTCCCTTGGTTGAATTATAGAGATCCACCATGGGTGCTCTGTGGAGACAGGCATGTGCATCAAAGAGCAATTCATACAAGAAatgaaattccaactaaacatgcggaaaaacattctgacagtaagagctgttccacagtggaatggtctctcttgtggactctccttccttggaggttttaaagcagaggttggatggtcatctgccacagatgctttagctgagattcctgcattgcagggggttggactagatgatcctttggtcccttccaactctacgattctattattctatctctTCCTGGACCCAAGCTAAGGGCCCCATGAGACACTATGCAAGGGACACTGTGCAAAAGGTTTACCACAATTATTTTGCTTTCCACCTTCCTCTCCATTACTCCAAGTCTTTATCAACATTGTCATGGTCGTCATCATCATTATCCTTAATTACTAAATATTTTAGACATTTCCCATCCAATTTTTTAAGTATCAAAAAGCTTACAAACAAACACATTGAAagactaacagattgaggttgaatcctgacaagtcaGAAGtagtgtttgtgggggacaggaggcgggcaggtgtggaggactccctggtcctgaatggggtaactgtgcccctgaaggaccaggtgcacagcctgggagtcattttggactcacagctgtccatggaggcgcaggtcaattctgtgtccagggcagctgtctatcagctccatctggtacgcaggctgagaccctacctgcctgcggactgtctcgccagagtggtgcatgctctagttatctcttgcttggactactgcaatgcgctctatgtggggctacctttgaaggtgacccagaaactacaactaatccagaatgcggcagctagactggtgactgggagcggccgctgagaccacataacactggtcttgaaagatctacattggttctcagtatgtttccgagcacaattcaaagtgttggtgctgacctttaaagccctaaatgcccttggtccagtatacctgaaggagcgtctccatccccatcgttctgcccagacactggggtccagcgccaagggccttctggtggttccctcgttgcaaaaagccaagttacagggaaccaggcagagggccttcttggtagtggcgcccgtcctgtggaacgccctcccatcagatgtcaaagagaaaaacaactacagtggtacctcacaaaacaaatgccttgcgcaacgaaaaacttgctagacgaaagcgtctagcgattctttgttgcctcgcaggacgaagctttctatggccacgtcttgcaagacttttttttttttgccgcct
This window harbors:
- the TEX28 gene encoding testis-specific protein TEX28; the encoded protein is MVDLYNSTKGESFQQAEDSASSVTSGDPTPRPRSVSVVSTSSQVSSRNPKDVLRHRIFHLSEMLRVEKANRDDNTSCYVELVGKADREKAPSIRQAFERINQRSSANIAQLEQRLQDSWAQLKKLEQRIFTGQDSSSSATPAQQQLTTPRNSISHQPSFSIPRNRTTETCTVEELLPSISESKENRSVQEASSKQILEEEIKRRVQELKAQLLDLREDHKVLEDEWHKLDESWKADKQQMMELLQEEKKRYYHLEVQVNDVIQINLNEITNLKHDLACTEEKMVYQSYERSRDIWEVLDSYQTRLAKLEMQQQTQQQEAMELPQASVYKLYGQLMNLLLTIATILLVCVSTISACSLPLLRTRWRALTTLLVIIIISAAWKYFPVIHQQEWRTWLPSAW